In Cervus elaphus chromosome 31, mCerEla1.1, whole genome shotgun sequence, one DNA window encodes the following:
- the CLIC6 gene encoding chloride intracellular channel protein 6 isoform X2 gives MILWLKGVIFNVTTVDLKRKPVDLQNLAPGTNPPFMTFDGEVKTDVNKIEEFLEEKLAPPRYPKLGTQHPESNSAGNDVFAKFSAFIKNTKKDANEIYERNLLKALKKLDSYLNSPLPDEIDAYSTEEAAISGRKFLDGNELTLADCNLLPKLHIIKIVAKRYRDFEFPSEMTGIWRYLNNAYARDEFTNTCPADQEIEHAYSDVAKRMK, from the exons GAAACCCGTGGACCTGCAGAACTTGGCTCCTGGCACCAACCCACCTTTCATGACTTTTGATGGTGAAGTCAAGACAGATGTGAATAAGATCGAGGAGTTCTTAGAGGAGAAACTGGCTCCCCCAAG GTACCCTAAGCTGGGAACCCAACACCCTGAATCTAACTCTGCCGGAAATGATGTGTTTGCCAAGTTCTCAGCATTTATAAAAAACACCAAGAAGGATGCAAATGAGA TTTATGAAAGGAACCTGTTAAAGGCCCTGAAGAAGTTGGATAGTTATCTGAACAGCCCCTTGCCTGATGAGATAGATGCCTACAGCACCGAGGAAGCTGCTATTTCTGGAAGGAAGTTCCTGGATGGCAATGAGCTCACGCTGGCTGACTGCAACCTCTTACCCAAGCTCCACATTATTAAG ATCGTGGCCAAGAGATACAGAGATTTTGAATTTCCTTCTGAAATGACTGGCATCTGGAGGTACTTGAACAATGCGTATGCTCGGGATGAATTCACAAACACATGTCCTGCCGACCAGGAGATTGAACACGCGTATTCAGATGTTGCCAAAAGAATGAAGTGA